One region of Ornithorhynchus anatinus isolate Pmale09 chromosome X5, mOrnAna1.pri.v4, whole genome shotgun sequence genomic DNA includes:
- the TRIM46 gene encoding tripartite motif-containing protein 46 isoform X2 translates to MAARRGSKTSVKNMERELRCPLCQELYRHPLVLPCAHHVCQACASEVLGQHGAGLATPAPAGDPSSEPTSPASTPASRSPRLARRTPPKPERLDRLLKSGFGTYPGRKRGGALPPPPPPPPATFPCPACQRDVDLGERGLAGLFRNLTLERVAERYRQGAGAAGAGGAVVPCQLCRPPAPDATKGCAECQASFCNECFKLCHPWGTQKAQHEPTPPALSFRPKGLMCPEHGEEVSHYCKTCQRLVCQSCRVRRAHSGHKITPVLGAYQALKDKLAKSLSYILSHQDTVQSQICQLEETVKHTEASGQQAKEEVGQLLKGLDAALEERRASLLQAVEDCQRDRLARLGAQIQEHRSLLENSGMVGYAQEVLKETDQPCFVQAAKQLHGRLARATDALQTFRPAASPSFRHYQLDVAREMKLLTDLTFLQVPEAPVIDTQRTFAYDQIFLCWRLPPHSPPAWHFTVEFRRTDAPGPPGAPRWQRREDVRGTSAVLENADTGAVYVLRVRGCNRAGLGEYSEDVYLHTPPAPVLHFSLDGRAVGNRERLAVSRDQRAVRSLPGLPLLLAADRLLTSCHLSVDLVLGDVAVTQGRSYWACAVDPASFLVRVGVGLESKLQDTFRGADVASPRYDPDSGHDSGAEDAAVEAAPPFAFLTIGMGKILLGGGGGTGGGGGGAGLTGREAGQAGQAGQAGPGVSTVPLPPRLGVCLDYERGRVSFLDAVSFRGLWESPLDCSGPVCPAFAFIGGGAVQLQETAAHRPDRKLPKGD, encoded by the exons accagCGTGAAGAACATGGAGCGGGAGCTTCGGTGCCcgctgtgccaggagctgtaccgGCACCCGCTGGTCCTGCCCTGCGCCCACCACGTGTGCCAGGCGTGCGCCAGCGAGGTCCTCGGGCAGCACGGGGCCGGGCTggcgacccccgcccccgccggagaCCCCAGCTCGGAGCCCACCTCGCCCGCCTCCACCCCGGCCAGCCGCAGCCCGCGGCTCGCCCGCCGGACGCCGCCCAAACCCGAGCGCCTCGACCGGCTCCTCAAGTCAG GTTTCGGCACGTATCCCGGCCGCAAACGTGGAGGGGCCttacccccgccgccgccgcccccgcccgcgaCCTTCCCGTGCCCGGCGTGCCAGCGGGACGTGGACCTGGGTGAGCGCGGCCTGGCCGGGCTGTTCCGCAACCTGACCCTGGAGCGGGTGGCCGAGCGCTACCGACAGGGCGCGGgcgcggccggggcgggcggagCCGTCGTCCCCTGCCAACtgtgccgcccgcccgcccccgacgCCACCAAGGGCTGCGCCGAGTGCCAAGCCAGCTTCTGCAACGAGTGCTTCAAGCTGTGCCACCCGTGGGGCACCCAGAAGGCCCAGCACGAGCCCACGCCGCCCGCCCTCAGCTTCCGGCCCAAG GGGTTGATGTGTCCGGAGCACGGAGAGGAAGTCTCCCACTACTGTAAGACGTGCCAGCGCCTCGTGTGCCAATCCTGCCGCGTCCGACGCGCCCACAGCGGGCACAAGATCACCCCCGTGCTCGGTGCTTATCAGGCTCTCAAG GACAAACTGGCAAAGAGCCTCTCCTATATCCTGAGTCACCAGGATACCGtccagtcccagatctgccagctgGAAGAGACGGTGAAGCACactgag GCGAGCGGGCAGCAGGCGAAGGAAGAGGTGGGGCAGTTGCTGAAGGGCCTGGACGCGGCGCTGGAGGAGAGGCGAGCCAGCCTGCTCCAGGCGGTGGAAGACTGCCAGAGGGACCGCCTGGCCCGGCTGGGTGCCCAGATCCAGGAGCACCGCAGCCTGCTGGAGAACTCGGGCATGGTGGGCTACGCGCAAGAAGTGCTCAAGGAGACCGACCAGCCCTGCTTCGTGCAGGCCGCCAAGCAGCTGCACGGCAG GCTGGCCCGCGCCACCGACGCCCTGCAGACGTTCCGCCCGGCCGCCAGCCCTTCCTTCCGCCACTACCAGCTGGACGTCGCCCGCGAGATGAAGCTGCTCACGGACCTCACCTTCCTGCAAG TGCCCGAGGCCCCGGTCATCGACACCCAGCGCACGTTCGCCTACGACCAGATCTTCCTGTGCTGGCGCCTGCCCCCACACTCCCCGCCCGCCTGGCACTTCACGGTGGAGTTCCGTCGCACggacgcccccgggcccccgggcgccCCGCGCTGGCAGCGACGCGAGGACGTGAGGGGCACCAGCGCCGTCCTGGAGAACGCCGACACGGGCGCCGTCTACGTCCTGCGCGTCCGCGGCTGCAACCGGGCCGGCCTGGGCGAGTACAGCGAGGATGTCTACTTGCACACGCCGCCCGCCCCGG tcctgcACTTCTCCCTGGACGGCCGCGCCGTGGGCAACCGGGAGCGGCTGGCGGTGAGCCGGGACCAGCGGGCCGTACGCAGCCTTCCCGGGCTGCCCCTGCTGCTGGCGGCCGACCGCCTGCTGACCAGCTGCCACCTGAGCGTGGACCTGGTGCTGGGTGACGTGGCCGTGACCCAGGGCCGCAGCTACTGGGCCTGTGCCGTGGACCCGGCCTCCTTCCTCGTGCGCGTCGGCGTCGGGCTGGAGAGCAAGCTGCAGGACACCTTCCGCGGGGCCGACGTGGCCAGTCccag GTACGACCCGGACAGCGGGCACGACAGCGGGGCCGAGGACGCGGCGGTGGAGGCGGCCCCCCCTTTCGCCTTCCTGACCATCGGCATGGGCAAGATCCtgctgggcggcggcgggggcaccgggggagggggcggcggggccgggctcacGGGGCGCGAGGCCGGGCAGGCCGGGCAGGCCgggcaggccgggccgggggtgagCACGGTGCCCCTGCCCCCGCGCCTGGGCGTCTGCCTGGACTACGAGCGCGGGCGGGTCAGCTTCCTGGACGCGGTGTCCTTCCGGGGGCTGTGGGAGAGCCCCCTGGACTGCTCGGGTCCCGTCTGCCCGGCCTTCGCCTTCATCGGGGGCGGGGCCGTCCAGCTGCAGGAGACGGCCGCCCACCGCCCCGACCGCAAGCTGCCCAAGGGCGACTGA
- the TRIM46 gene encoding tripartite motif-containing protein 46 isoform X1, translated as MAEGEDLQTFTAIMDALVRISTSVKNMERELRCPLCQELYRHPLVLPCAHHVCQACASEVLGQHGAGLATPAPAGDPSSEPTSPASTPASRSPRLARRTPPKPERLDRLLKSGFGTYPGRKRGGALPPPPPPPPATFPCPACQRDVDLGERGLAGLFRNLTLERVAERYRQGAGAAGAGGAVVPCQLCRPPAPDATKGCAECQASFCNECFKLCHPWGTQKAQHEPTPPALSFRPKGLMCPEHGEEVSHYCKTCQRLVCQSCRVRRAHSGHKITPVLGAYQALKDKLAKSLSYILSHQDTVQSQICQLEETVKHTEASGQQAKEEVGQLLKGLDAALEERRASLLQAVEDCQRDRLARLGAQIQEHRSLLENSGMVGYAQEVLKETDQPCFVQAAKQLHGRLARATDALQTFRPAASPSFRHYQLDVAREMKLLTDLTFLQVPEAPVIDTQRTFAYDQIFLCWRLPPHSPPAWHFTVEFRRTDAPGPPGAPRWQRREDVRGTSAVLENADTGAVYVLRVRGCNRAGLGEYSEDVYLHTPPAPVLHFSLDGRAVGNRERLAVSRDQRAVRSLPGLPLLLAADRLLTSCHLSVDLVLGDVAVTQGRSYWACAVDPASFLVRVGVGLESKLQDTFRGADVASPRYDPDSGHDSGAEDAAVEAAPPFAFLTIGMGKILLGGGGGTGGGGGGAGLTGREAGQAGQAGQAGPGVSTVPLPPRLGVCLDYERGRVSFLDAVSFRGLWESPLDCSGPVCPAFAFIGGGAVQLQETAAHRPDRKLPKGD; from the exons accagCGTGAAGAACATGGAGCGGGAGCTTCGGTGCCcgctgtgccaggagctgtaccgGCACCCGCTGGTCCTGCCCTGCGCCCACCACGTGTGCCAGGCGTGCGCCAGCGAGGTCCTCGGGCAGCACGGGGCCGGGCTggcgacccccgcccccgccggagaCCCCAGCTCGGAGCCCACCTCGCCCGCCTCCACCCCGGCCAGCCGCAGCCCGCGGCTCGCCCGCCGGACGCCGCCCAAACCCGAGCGCCTCGACCGGCTCCTCAAGTCAG GTTTCGGCACGTATCCCGGCCGCAAACGTGGAGGGGCCttacccccgccgccgccgcccccgcccgcgaCCTTCCCGTGCCCGGCGTGCCAGCGGGACGTGGACCTGGGTGAGCGCGGCCTGGCCGGGCTGTTCCGCAACCTGACCCTGGAGCGGGTGGCCGAGCGCTACCGACAGGGCGCGGgcgcggccggggcgggcggagCCGTCGTCCCCTGCCAACtgtgccgcccgcccgcccccgacgCCACCAAGGGCTGCGCCGAGTGCCAAGCCAGCTTCTGCAACGAGTGCTTCAAGCTGTGCCACCCGTGGGGCACCCAGAAGGCCCAGCACGAGCCCACGCCGCCCGCCCTCAGCTTCCGGCCCAAG GGGTTGATGTGTCCGGAGCACGGAGAGGAAGTCTCCCACTACTGTAAGACGTGCCAGCGCCTCGTGTGCCAATCCTGCCGCGTCCGACGCGCCCACAGCGGGCACAAGATCACCCCCGTGCTCGGTGCTTATCAGGCTCTCAAG GACAAACTGGCAAAGAGCCTCTCCTATATCCTGAGTCACCAGGATACCGtccagtcccagatctgccagctgGAAGAGACGGTGAAGCACactgag GCGAGCGGGCAGCAGGCGAAGGAAGAGGTGGGGCAGTTGCTGAAGGGCCTGGACGCGGCGCTGGAGGAGAGGCGAGCCAGCCTGCTCCAGGCGGTGGAAGACTGCCAGAGGGACCGCCTGGCCCGGCTGGGTGCCCAGATCCAGGAGCACCGCAGCCTGCTGGAGAACTCGGGCATGGTGGGCTACGCGCAAGAAGTGCTCAAGGAGACCGACCAGCCCTGCTTCGTGCAGGCCGCCAAGCAGCTGCACGGCAG GCTGGCCCGCGCCACCGACGCCCTGCAGACGTTCCGCCCGGCCGCCAGCCCTTCCTTCCGCCACTACCAGCTGGACGTCGCCCGCGAGATGAAGCTGCTCACGGACCTCACCTTCCTGCAAG TGCCCGAGGCCCCGGTCATCGACACCCAGCGCACGTTCGCCTACGACCAGATCTTCCTGTGCTGGCGCCTGCCCCCACACTCCCCGCCCGCCTGGCACTTCACGGTGGAGTTCCGTCGCACggacgcccccgggcccccgggcgccCCGCGCTGGCAGCGACGCGAGGACGTGAGGGGCACCAGCGCCGTCCTGGAGAACGCCGACACGGGCGCCGTCTACGTCCTGCGCGTCCGCGGCTGCAACCGGGCCGGCCTGGGCGAGTACAGCGAGGATGTCTACTTGCACACGCCGCCCGCCCCGG tcctgcACTTCTCCCTGGACGGCCGCGCCGTGGGCAACCGGGAGCGGCTGGCGGTGAGCCGGGACCAGCGGGCCGTACGCAGCCTTCCCGGGCTGCCCCTGCTGCTGGCGGCCGACCGCCTGCTGACCAGCTGCCACCTGAGCGTGGACCTGGTGCTGGGTGACGTGGCCGTGACCCAGGGCCGCAGCTACTGGGCCTGTGCCGTGGACCCGGCCTCCTTCCTCGTGCGCGTCGGCGTCGGGCTGGAGAGCAAGCTGCAGGACACCTTCCGCGGGGCCGACGTGGCCAGTCccag GTACGACCCGGACAGCGGGCACGACAGCGGGGCCGAGGACGCGGCGGTGGAGGCGGCCCCCCCTTTCGCCTTCCTGACCATCGGCATGGGCAAGATCCtgctgggcggcggcgggggcaccgggggagggggcggcggggccgggctcacGGGGCGCGAGGCCGGGCAGGCCGGGCAGGCCgggcaggccgggccgggggtgagCACGGTGCCCCTGCCCCCGCGCCTGGGCGTCTGCCTGGACTACGAGCGCGGGCGGGTCAGCTTCCTGGACGCGGTGTCCTTCCGGGGGCTGTGGGAGAGCCCCCTGGACTGCTCGGGTCCCGTCTGCCCGGCCTTCGCCTTCATCGGGGGCGGGGCCGTCCAGCTGCAGGAGACGGCCGCCCACCGCCCCGACCGCAAGCTGCCCAAGGGCGACTGA
- the MUC1 gene encoding mucin-1, with protein AVTADPGGPASAVTADPSGPASAATADPSGPASAVTADHGGPTSAATVDHGGPTSAATADPSGPATADPSGPTSAATADPSGPTSAITADPSGPATADPSGPTSAATADPSGPTSGVTADHGGPTSAATADPSGPTSAATADPGGPTSGVTADHGGPTSAATADPSGPTSAATADPSGPTSGVTADPSGPTSAATADHGGPTSGVTADPGGPTSAATADHGGPTSAATADQSGPTSAATADQSGPTWAATADQSGPTWAATADYGGPTSAATANDSHPITPTSSFPLGPIPLSIFFLSFHITNLAFNNSLRDPRSSYFQELEKKISSMFSAVFEDMGYRTYTYIRFSPGSVAVDTYLVFGLGRATAEEVRRIFSENNNGTVLGLEISRVNAQAWNIHGPGPAGASVPGWGIALLVLISFLVLLALLHLVWLVTAWFRRRRGGHFDLFSSRDTYHPMSEYPAYHTHGSYLAPGTVPRPHGEVSSGNGGGLSFTNPAVNSDGL; from the exons GCCGTCACGGCCGACCCGGGCGGTCCCGCCTCGGCCGTCACGGCCGACCCGAGCGGTCCCGCTTCGGCCGCCACGGCCGACCCGAGCGGTCCCGCCTCGGCCGTCACGGCCGACCACGGCGGTCCCACCTCGGCCGCCACCGTCGACCACGGCGGTCCCACCTCGGCCGCCACGGCCGACCCGAGCGGTCCCGCCACGGCCGACCCGAGCGGTCCCACCTCGGCCGCCACGGCCGACCCGAGCGGTCCCACCTCGGCCATCACGGCCGACCCGAGCGGTCCCGCCACGGCCGACCCGAGCGGTCCCACCTCGGCCGCCACGGCCGACCCGAGCGGTCCCACCTCGGGCGTCACGGCCGACCACGGCGGTCCCACCTCGGCCGCCACGGCCGACCCGAGCGGTCCCACCTCGGCCGCCACGGCCGACCCCGGCGGTCCCACCTCGGGCGTCACGGCCGACCACGGCGGTCCCACCTCGGCCGCCACGGCCGACCCGAGCGGTCCCACCTCGGCCGCCACGGCCGACCCGAGCGGTCCCACCTCGGGCGTCACGGCCGACCCGAGCGGTCCCACCTCGGCCGCCACGGCCGACCACGGCGGTCCCACCTCGGGCGTCACGGCCGACCCCGGCGGTCCCACCTCGGCCGCCACGGCCGACCACGGCGGTCCCACCTCGGCCGCCACGGCCGACCAGAGCGGTCCCACCTCGGCCGCCACGGCCGACCAGAGCGGTCCCACCTGGGCCGCCACGGCCGACCAGAGCGGTCCCACCTGGGCCGCCACGGCCGACTACGGCGGTCCCACCTCGGCCGCCACGGCCAACGACAGCCATCCCATCACCCCCACTTCCAGCTTCCCATTAGGTCCCATCCCActctccattttctttctctccttccacatcaccAACTTGGCCTTCAACAATTCGCTGCGGGACCCCCGCTCTTCCTACTTCCAGGAGCTGGAGAAGAAAATTTCTAGTATG TTCTCGGCAGTCTTCGAAGACATGGGCTATAGGACGTACACATACATCCGATTCAG TCCGGGCTCGGTGGCGGTGGACACGTACCTGGTCTTCGGCCTGGGCCGGGCCACGGCCGAAGAGGTCCGGAGGATCTTTTCCGAGAACAACAACGGGACGGTCCTCGGCTTGGAGATCTCGCGGGTCAACG cacaggcctggaacatCCACGGCCCGGGGCCCGCGGGCGCTTCCGTGCCCGGGTGGGGCATCGCCCTGCTGGTCTTGATCAGCTTCCTggtcctcctcgccctcctccaccTTGTGTGGCTG GTGACGGCCTGGTTCCGCCGGCGCCGCGGTGGGCATTTTGACCTCTTCTCCTCCCGGGACACTTACCACCCGATGAGCGAGTACCCGGCCTATCACACCCACGGGAGCTACCTGGCCCCGGGCACCGTGCCCCGGCCTCACGGGGAG gtcTCTTCGGGCAACGGCGGCGGCCTCTCCTTCACCAACCCGGCAGTCAACTCGGACGGCCTGTAG